One Diospyros lotus cultivar Yz01 chromosome 1, ASM1463336v1, whole genome shotgun sequence genomic window carries:
- the LOC127807963 gene encoding U-box domain-containing protein 32-like isoform X3, with the protein MSVVFGGFVEMGSGEEEIGSWGLCDVENTIFVAVGKNVKESKSTLFWALQSFPGKIICLLHVHQPAHLVTLIDGKSSLSKLKQHAAKAYHELERQRMHKLLDQYHLIIDQAGVKAAKVWIEMDNVEKGILQVVAQRNVRRLVMGGAADKHYSVELSELKSKKAIFVCQQAPPSCHVWFACNGCLIFTRPRYCHVSSNVGSITVLSSPTVSSGMKLVESHADVDEETDEVEGMSGRFTSKISVPSTKSTEKTIGTLQVNSLSMHKMRGDGSLLPFLHKSQDDPNHSSPIVSLEEKSAEQATSEISDKLEHAEVDPDNSEQKEFEESVSLWKAEEDTLESIYKAEELDSLCMKEIKQRKEMEEVLARQRQNLDQLRNQHDQYARELQAIRDQKPILENQLVESQSMEEELVEKIIQAVNLLETFKEKRDKLKFERDNTIREINETKKLVQKDAQDSFGLQFFAFSFWEINEATRDFDPSWKIGDGIHGSVYKGFLCHLKVAIKMLPSHSSRGHMEFENEAHVLSRVRHPHLVNLVGTCPESRSLVYEYLANGSLEDCLACQGKTPLSWQTRIRIASEICSALVFLHSNRPCIIHGNLKATNILLDANFVSKIGDVGIYQLISKEGYPTHATTLLNNADPEASAYVDPEFLETGELTVESDVYSFGVILLRVLTGRPAAGVVKDVKCALERENLNTVLELTAGDWPLEQAKTLACLALRCCDNKKKNRPDLVSQVGSTIELLDKSCTSSNHDSNESRRVPSHFTCPIFQEVMKDPHIAADGFTYEADAIKGWLNSGAKTSPMTNLNLDHLDLLPNHALYYAIQEWHTKS; encoded by the exons ATGAGTGTAGTTTTTGGCGGATTTGTAGAGATGGGGAGCGGTGAGGAGGAGATTGGATCCTGGGGATTGTGTGATGTGGAGAACACAATATTTGTGGCGGTGGGGAAGAACGTGAAGGAGAGCAAATCGACGCTGTTTTGGGCATTGCAGAGCTTTCCTGGCAAGATCATATGTCTTCTTCATGTTCATCAGCCGGCACATTTGGTCACACTCA TTGATGGGAAGTCCTCACTCAGCAAACTAAAGCAGCATGCGGCTAAGGCATATCACGAACTAGAGCGACAGAGAATGCACAAACTTCTAGATCAATACCATCTTATTATAGACCAAGCGGGG GTGAAGGCAGCTAAAGTGTGGATTGAAATGGACAATGTGGAGAAAGGGATTCTACAAGTTGTAGCTCAACGCAATGTCAGACGGCTTGTCATGGGAGGAGCAGCAGATAAACACTACTCAGT GGAACTATCAGAACTTAAGTCCAAGAAAGCAATATTCGTATGCCAGCAAGCTCCACCTTCCTGTCATGTTTGGTTTGCTTGCAATGGATGCCTTATCTTTACTAG ACCAAGGTATTGCCATGTTAGCTCTAATGTGGGGAGCATCACGGTATTGTCTAGTCCAACTGTTAGCTCTGGCATGAaattggttgagagtcatgcagATGTGGATGAAGAAACTGATGAAGTGGAAGGGATGTCCGGCAGATTCACTTCTAAGATTTCGGTGCCTTCAACTAAATCAACAGAGAAAACCATTGGTACTTTACAAGTAAACTCTCTTTCAATGCACAAGATGAGAGGAGATGGTTCACTTTTACCCTTTCTGCACAAGTCTCAAGATGATCCAAATCATTCATCACCTATTGTTTCTTTG GAAGAAAAATCTGCTGAACAAGCAACTTCTGAAATTTCTGACAAACTAGAGCATGCTGAGGTAGATCCTGACAACTCCGAGCAGAAAGAATTTGAAGAGTCAGTGAGTCTATGGAAAGCTGAAGAAGATACTTTGGAGTCGATATACAAG GCAGAAGAATTAGATAGTCTATGCATGAAGGAGAtaaagcaaagaaaagaaatggaggaaGTCCTGGCCAGACAAAGGCAAAATCTTGATCAGTTGAGGAATCagcatgatcaatatgcaagaGAGCTCCAGGCCATTCGTGACCAGAAGCCAATCCTAGAGAATCAACTAGTTGAGTCTCAGTCTATGGAGGAGGAGTTAGTAGAGAAGATCATTCAAGCTGTAAATCTCTTGGAAACTTTTAAAGAAAAACGGGATAAGCTAAAATTTGAACGTGATAATACTATCAGAGAAATTAATGAAACAAAGAAATTGGTACAGAAGGATGCTCAGGACTCATTCGGACTACAGTTCTTTGCATTCTCTTTCTGGGAGATTAATGAGGCAACCCGAGATTTTGATCCATCTTGGAAGATTGGAGATGGGATACATGGGAGTGTTTATAAGGGGTTTCTTTGTCATCTGAAGGTTGCTATAAAGATGTTACCTTCTCACAGCTCTCGAGGACATATGGAATTTGAAAATGAg GCCCATGTTTTGAGTAGAGTACGACACCCTCATCTTGTAAACTTGGTTGGAACTTGTCCAGAGTCTAGGTCACTTGTCTACGAGTACCTCGCAAATGGGAGCCTTGAAGATTGCCTTGCCTGCCAAGGGAAAACTCCTCTTTCATGGCAAACTCGCATCAGAATTGCTAGTGAGATATGCTCTGCCCTTGTATTCCTCCACTCCAACAGGCCTTGTATCATTCATGGGAATTTAAAGGCCACAAATATCCTCCTGGATGCCAACTTTGTCAGCAAAATAGGTGATGTGGGCATCTACCAATTGATTTCAAAAGAAGGGTATCCAACTCACGCAACCACATTATTGAATAACGCTGATCCAGAGGCATCCGCTTACGTGGATCCAGAATTTCTCGAGACTGGAGAACTTACTGTGGAGTCTGATGTGTACTCATTTGGAGTTATACTGTTGCGGGTTTTAACTGGAAGACCAGCTGCGGGGGTAGTGAAAGATGTCAAGTGTGCACTTGAAAGAGAGAATTTGAATACAGTGCTGGAGCTAACTGCCGGGGATTGGCCACTAGAACAAGCGAAAACCTTAGCTTGCCTGGCATTGAGGTGCTGcgataataagaagaagaatcgGCCAGACCTTGTATCACAAGTTGGGAGTACGATTGAACTGCTGGACAAATCATGCACTTCATCAAACCATGACTCCAATGAGTCTCGCCGGGTACCCTCTCATTTCACCTGCCCCATCTTTCAG GAAGTCATGAAAGACCCGCACATAGCAGCAGACGGTTTCACGTACGAAGCAGACGCCATAAAAGGGTGGTTGAATAGCGGCGCCAAGACTTCGCCGATGACAAACCTTAACCTCGATCACTTGGATCTGCTCCCGAATCATGCCCTTTACTATGCAATTCAAGAGTGGCATACAAAATCCTGA
- the LOC127807963 gene encoding U-box domain-containing protein 33-like isoform X5 encodes MSVVFGGFVEMGSGEEEIGSWGLCDVENTIFVAVGKNVKESKSTLFWALQSFPGKIICLLHVHQPAHLVTLIDGKSSLSKLKQHAAKAYHELERQRMHKLLDQYHLIIDQAGVKAAKVWIEMDNVEKGILQVVAQRNVRRLVMGGAADKHYSVELSELKSKKAIFVCQQAPPSCHVWFACNGCLIFTRPRYCHVSSNVGSITVLSSPTVSSGMKLVESHADVDEETDEVEGMSGRFTSKISVPSTKSTEKTIGTLQVNSLSMHKMRGDGSLLPFLHKSQDDPNHSSPIVSLEEKSAEQATSEISDKLEHAEVDPDNSEQKEFEESVSLWKAEEDTLESIYKDEEDCLSPESIKAHVLSRVRHPHLVNLVGTCPESRSLVYEYLANGSLEDCLACQGKTPLSWQTRIRIASEICSALVFLHSNRPCIIHGNLKATNILLDANFVSKIGDVGIYQLISKEGYPTHATTLLNNADPEASAYVDPEFLETGELTVESDVYSFGVILLRVLTGRPAAGVVKDVKCALERENLNTVLELTAGDWPLEQAKTLACLALRCCDNKKKNRPDLVSQVGSTIELLDKSCTSSNHDSNESRRVPSHFTCPIFQEVMKDPHIAADGFTYEADAIKGWLNSGAKTSPMTNLNLDHLDLLPNHALYYAIQEWHTKS; translated from the exons ATGAGTGTAGTTTTTGGCGGATTTGTAGAGATGGGGAGCGGTGAGGAGGAGATTGGATCCTGGGGATTGTGTGATGTGGAGAACACAATATTTGTGGCGGTGGGGAAGAACGTGAAGGAGAGCAAATCGACGCTGTTTTGGGCATTGCAGAGCTTTCCTGGCAAGATCATATGTCTTCTTCATGTTCATCAGCCGGCACATTTGGTCACACTCA TTGATGGGAAGTCCTCACTCAGCAAACTAAAGCAGCATGCGGCTAAGGCATATCACGAACTAGAGCGACAGAGAATGCACAAACTTCTAGATCAATACCATCTTATTATAGACCAAGCGGGG GTGAAGGCAGCTAAAGTGTGGATTGAAATGGACAATGTGGAGAAAGGGATTCTACAAGTTGTAGCTCAACGCAATGTCAGACGGCTTGTCATGGGAGGAGCAGCAGATAAACACTACTCAGT GGAACTATCAGAACTTAAGTCCAAGAAAGCAATATTCGTATGCCAGCAAGCTCCACCTTCCTGTCATGTTTGGTTTGCTTGCAATGGATGCCTTATCTTTACTAG ACCAAGGTATTGCCATGTTAGCTCTAATGTGGGGAGCATCACGGTATTGTCTAGTCCAACTGTTAGCTCTGGCATGAaattggttgagagtcatgcagATGTGGATGAAGAAACTGATGAAGTGGAAGGGATGTCCGGCAGATTCACTTCTAAGATTTCGGTGCCTTCAACTAAATCAACAGAGAAAACCATTGGTACTTTACAAGTAAACTCTCTTTCAATGCACAAGATGAGAGGAGATGGTTCACTTTTACCCTTTCTGCACAAGTCTCAAGATGATCCAAATCATTCATCACCTATTGTTTCTTTG GAAGAAAAATCTGCTGAACAAGCAACTTCTGAAATTTCTGACAAACTAGAGCATGCTGAGGTAGATCCTGACAACTCCGAGCAGAAAGAATTTGAAGAGTCAGTGAGTCTATGGAAAGCTGAAGAAGATACTTTGGAGTCGATATACAAG GATGAAGAAGATTGTTTGTCCCCTGAAAGTATCAAG GCCCATGTTTTGAGTAGAGTACGACACCCTCATCTTGTAAACTTGGTTGGAACTTGTCCAGAGTCTAGGTCACTTGTCTACGAGTACCTCGCAAATGGGAGCCTTGAAGATTGCCTTGCCTGCCAAGGGAAAACTCCTCTTTCATGGCAAACTCGCATCAGAATTGCTAGTGAGATATGCTCTGCCCTTGTATTCCTCCACTCCAACAGGCCTTGTATCATTCATGGGAATTTAAAGGCCACAAATATCCTCCTGGATGCCAACTTTGTCAGCAAAATAGGTGATGTGGGCATCTACCAATTGATTTCAAAAGAAGGGTATCCAACTCACGCAACCACATTATTGAATAACGCTGATCCAGAGGCATCCGCTTACGTGGATCCAGAATTTCTCGAGACTGGAGAACTTACTGTGGAGTCTGATGTGTACTCATTTGGAGTTATACTGTTGCGGGTTTTAACTGGAAGACCAGCTGCGGGGGTAGTGAAAGATGTCAAGTGTGCACTTGAAAGAGAGAATTTGAATACAGTGCTGGAGCTAACTGCCGGGGATTGGCCACTAGAACAAGCGAAAACCTTAGCTTGCCTGGCATTGAGGTGCTGcgataataagaagaagaatcgGCCAGACCTTGTATCACAAGTTGGGAGTACGATTGAACTGCTGGACAAATCATGCACTTCATCAAACCATGACTCCAATGAGTCTCGCCGGGTACCCTCTCATTTCACCTGCCCCATCTTTCAG GAAGTCATGAAAGACCCGCACATAGCAGCAGACGGTTTCACGTACGAAGCAGACGCCATAAAAGGGTGGTTGAATAGCGGCGCCAAGACTTCGCCGATGACAAACCTTAACCTCGATCACTTGGATCTGCTCCCGAATCATGCCCTTTACTATGCAATTCAAGAGTGGCATACAAAATCCTGA
- the LOC127807963 gene encoding U-box domain-containing protein 32-like isoform X2 has product MSVVFGGFVEMGSGEEEIGSWGLCDVENTIFVAVGKNVKESKSTLFWALQSFPGKIICLLHVHQPAHLVTLIDGKSSLSKLKQHAAKAYHELERQRMHKLLDQYHLIIDQAGVKAAKVWIEMDNVEKGILQVVAQRNVRRLVMGGAADKHYSVELSELKSKKAIFVCQQAPPSCHVWFACNGCLIFTRPRYCHVSSNVGSITVLSSPTVSSGMKLVESHADVDEETDEVEGMSGRFTSKISVPSTKSTEKTIGTLQVNSLSMHKMRGDGSLLPFLHKSQDDPNHSSPIVSLEEKSAEQATSEISDKLEHAEVDPDNSEQKEFEESVSLWKAEEDTLESIYKDEEDCLSPESIKAEELDSLCMKEIKQRKEMEEVLARQRQNLDQLRNQHDQYARELQAIRDQKPILENQLVESQSMEEELVEKIIQAVNLLETFKEKRDKLKFERDNTIREINETKKLVQKDAQDSFGLQFFAFSFWEINEATRDFDPSWKIGDGIHGSVYKGFLCHLKVAIKMLPSHSSRGHMEFENEAHVLSRVRHPHLVNLVGTCPESRSLVYEYLANGSLEDCLACQGKTPLSWQTRIRIASEICSALVFLHSNRPCIIHGNLKATNILLDANFVSKIGDVGIYQLISKEGYPTHATTLLNNADPEASAYVDPEFLETGELTVESDVYSFGVILLRVLTGRPAAGVVKDVKCALERENLNTVLELTAGDWPLEQAKTLACLALRCCDNKKKNRPDLVSQVGSTIELLDKSCTSSNHDSNESRRVPSHFTCPIFQEVMKDPHIAADGFTYEADAIKGWLNSGAKTSPMTNLNLDHLDLLPNHALYYAIQEWHTKS; this is encoded by the exons ATGAGTGTAGTTTTTGGCGGATTTGTAGAGATGGGGAGCGGTGAGGAGGAGATTGGATCCTGGGGATTGTGTGATGTGGAGAACACAATATTTGTGGCGGTGGGGAAGAACGTGAAGGAGAGCAAATCGACGCTGTTTTGGGCATTGCAGAGCTTTCCTGGCAAGATCATATGTCTTCTTCATGTTCATCAGCCGGCACATTTGGTCACACTCA TTGATGGGAAGTCCTCACTCAGCAAACTAAAGCAGCATGCGGCTAAGGCATATCACGAACTAGAGCGACAGAGAATGCACAAACTTCTAGATCAATACCATCTTATTATAGACCAAGCGGGG GTGAAGGCAGCTAAAGTGTGGATTGAAATGGACAATGTGGAGAAAGGGATTCTACAAGTTGTAGCTCAACGCAATGTCAGACGGCTTGTCATGGGAGGAGCAGCAGATAAACACTACTCAGT GGAACTATCAGAACTTAAGTCCAAGAAAGCAATATTCGTATGCCAGCAAGCTCCACCTTCCTGTCATGTTTGGTTTGCTTGCAATGGATGCCTTATCTTTACTAG ACCAAGGTATTGCCATGTTAGCTCTAATGTGGGGAGCATCACGGTATTGTCTAGTCCAACTGTTAGCTCTGGCATGAaattggttgagagtcatgcagATGTGGATGAAGAAACTGATGAAGTGGAAGGGATGTCCGGCAGATTCACTTCTAAGATTTCGGTGCCTTCAACTAAATCAACAGAGAAAACCATTGGTACTTTACAAGTAAACTCTCTTTCAATGCACAAGATGAGAGGAGATGGTTCACTTTTACCCTTTCTGCACAAGTCTCAAGATGATCCAAATCATTCATCACCTATTGTTTCTTTG GAAGAAAAATCTGCTGAACAAGCAACTTCTGAAATTTCTGACAAACTAGAGCATGCTGAGGTAGATCCTGACAACTCCGAGCAGAAAGAATTTGAAGAGTCAGTGAGTCTATGGAAAGCTGAAGAAGATACTTTGGAGTCGATATACAAG GATGAAGAAGATTGTTTGTCCCCTGAAAGTATCAAG GCAGAAGAATTAGATAGTCTATGCATGAAGGAGAtaaagcaaagaaaagaaatggaggaaGTCCTGGCCAGACAAAGGCAAAATCTTGATCAGTTGAGGAATCagcatgatcaatatgcaagaGAGCTCCAGGCCATTCGTGACCAGAAGCCAATCCTAGAGAATCAACTAGTTGAGTCTCAGTCTATGGAGGAGGAGTTAGTAGAGAAGATCATTCAAGCTGTAAATCTCTTGGAAACTTTTAAAGAAAAACGGGATAAGCTAAAATTTGAACGTGATAATACTATCAGAGAAATTAATGAAACAAAGAAATTGGTACAGAAGGATGCTCAGGACTCATTCGGACTACAGTTCTTTGCATTCTCTTTCTGGGAGATTAATGAGGCAACCCGAGATTTTGATCCATCTTGGAAGATTGGAGATGGGATACATGGGAGTGTTTATAAGGGGTTTCTTTGTCATCTGAAGGTTGCTATAAAGATGTTACCTTCTCACAGCTCTCGAGGACATATGGAATTTGAAAATGAg GCCCATGTTTTGAGTAGAGTACGACACCCTCATCTTGTAAACTTGGTTGGAACTTGTCCAGAGTCTAGGTCACTTGTCTACGAGTACCTCGCAAATGGGAGCCTTGAAGATTGCCTTGCCTGCCAAGGGAAAACTCCTCTTTCATGGCAAACTCGCATCAGAATTGCTAGTGAGATATGCTCTGCCCTTGTATTCCTCCACTCCAACAGGCCTTGTATCATTCATGGGAATTTAAAGGCCACAAATATCCTCCTGGATGCCAACTTTGTCAGCAAAATAGGTGATGTGGGCATCTACCAATTGATTTCAAAAGAAGGGTATCCAACTCACGCAACCACATTATTGAATAACGCTGATCCAGAGGCATCCGCTTACGTGGATCCAGAATTTCTCGAGACTGGAGAACTTACTGTGGAGTCTGATGTGTACTCATTTGGAGTTATACTGTTGCGGGTTTTAACTGGAAGACCAGCTGCGGGGGTAGTGAAAGATGTCAAGTGTGCACTTGAAAGAGAGAATTTGAATACAGTGCTGGAGCTAACTGCCGGGGATTGGCCACTAGAACAAGCGAAAACCTTAGCTTGCCTGGCATTGAGGTGCTGcgataataagaagaagaatcgGCCAGACCTTGTATCACAAGTTGGGAGTACGATTGAACTGCTGGACAAATCATGCACTTCATCAAACCATGACTCCAATGAGTCTCGCCGGGTACCCTCTCATTTCACCTGCCCCATCTTTCAG GAAGTCATGAAAGACCCGCACATAGCAGCAGACGGTTTCACGTACGAAGCAGACGCCATAAAAGGGTGGTTGAATAGCGGCGCCAAGACTTCGCCGATGACAAACCTTAACCTCGATCACTTGGATCTGCTCCCGAATCATGCCCTTTACTATGCAATTCAAGAGTGGCATACAAAATCCTGA
- the LOC127807963 gene encoding U-box domain-containing protein 33-like isoform X4 has translation MSVVFGGFVEMGSGEEEIGSWGLCDVENTIFVAVGKNVKESKSTLFWALQSFPGKIICLLHVHQPAHLVTLIDGKSSLSKLKQHAAKAYHELERQRMHKLLDQYHLIIDQAGVKAAKVWIEMDNVEKGILQVVAQRNVRRLVMGGAADKHYSVELSELKSKKAIFVCQQAPPSCHVWFACNGCLIFTRPRYCHVSSNVGSITVLSSPTVSSGMKLVESHADVDEETDEVEGMSGRFTSKISVPSTKSTEKTIGTLQVNSLSMHKMRGDGSLLPFLHKSQDDPNHSSPIVSLEEKSAEQATSEISDKLEHAEVDPDNSEQKEFEESVSLWKAEEDTLESIYKQDEEDCLSPESIKAHVLSRVRHPHLVNLVGTCPESRSLVYEYLANGSLEDCLACQGKTPLSWQTRIRIASEICSALVFLHSNRPCIIHGNLKATNILLDANFVSKIGDVGIYQLISKEGYPTHATTLLNNADPEASAYVDPEFLETGELTVESDVYSFGVILLRVLTGRPAAGVVKDVKCALERENLNTVLELTAGDWPLEQAKTLACLALRCCDNKKKNRPDLVSQVGSTIELLDKSCTSSNHDSNESRRVPSHFTCPIFQEVMKDPHIAADGFTYEADAIKGWLNSGAKTSPMTNLNLDHLDLLPNHALYYAIQEWHTKS, from the exons ATGAGTGTAGTTTTTGGCGGATTTGTAGAGATGGGGAGCGGTGAGGAGGAGATTGGATCCTGGGGATTGTGTGATGTGGAGAACACAATATTTGTGGCGGTGGGGAAGAACGTGAAGGAGAGCAAATCGACGCTGTTTTGGGCATTGCAGAGCTTTCCTGGCAAGATCATATGTCTTCTTCATGTTCATCAGCCGGCACATTTGGTCACACTCA TTGATGGGAAGTCCTCACTCAGCAAACTAAAGCAGCATGCGGCTAAGGCATATCACGAACTAGAGCGACAGAGAATGCACAAACTTCTAGATCAATACCATCTTATTATAGACCAAGCGGGG GTGAAGGCAGCTAAAGTGTGGATTGAAATGGACAATGTGGAGAAAGGGATTCTACAAGTTGTAGCTCAACGCAATGTCAGACGGCTTGTCATGGGAGGAGCAGCAGATAAACACTACTCAGT GGAACTATCAGAACTTAAGTCCAAGAAAGCAATATTCGTATGCCAGCAAGCTCCACCTTCCTGTCATGTTTGGTTTGCTTGCAATGGATGCCTTATCTTTACTAG ACCAAGGTATTGCCATGTTAGCTCTAATGTGGGGAGCATCACGGTATTGTCTAGTCCAACTGTTAGCTCTGGCATGAaattggttgagagtcatgcagATGTGGATGAAGAAACTGATGAAGTGGAAGGGATGTCCGGCAGATTCACTTCTAAGATTTCGGTGCCTTCAACTAAATCAACAGAGAAAACCATTGGTACTTTACAAGTAAACTCTCTTTCAATGCACAAGATGAGAGGAGATGGTTCACTTTTACCCTTTCTGCACAAGTCTCAAGATGATCCAAATCATTCATCACCTATTGTTTCTTTG GAAGAAAAATCTGCTGAACAAGCAACTTCTGAAATTTCTGACAAACTAGAGCATGCTGAGGTAGATCCTGACAACTCCGAGCAGAAAGAATTTGAAGAGTCAGTGAGTCTATGGAAAGCTGAAGAAGATACTTTGGAGTCGATATACAAG CAGGATGAAGAAGATTGTTTGTCCCCTGAAAGTATCAAG GCCCATGTTTTGAGTAGAGTACGACACCCTCATCTTGTAAACTTGGTTGGAACTTGTCCAGAGTCTAGGTCACTTGTCTACGAGTACCTCGCAAATGGGAGCCTTGAAGATTGCCTTGCCTGCCAAGGGAAAACTCCTCTTTCATGGCAAACTCGCATCAGAATTGCTAGTGAGATATGCTCTGCCCTTGTATTCCTCCACTCCAACAGGCCTTGTATCATTCATGGGAATTTAAAGGCCACAAATATCCTCCTGGATGCCAACTTTGTCAGCAAAATAGGTGATGTGGGCATCTACCAATTGATTTCAAAAGAAGGGTATCCAACTCACGCAACCACATTATTGAATAACGCTGATCCAGAGGCATCCGCTTACGTGGATCCAGAATTTCTCGAGACTGGAGAACTTACTGTGGAGTCTGATGTGTACTCATTTGGAGTTATACTGTTGCGGGTTTTAACTGGAAGACCAGCTGCGGGGGTAGTGAAAGATGTCAAGTGTGCACTTGAAAGAGAGAATTTGAATACAGTGCTGGAGCTAACTGCCGGGGATTGGCCACTAGAACAAGCGAAAACCTTAGCTTGCCTGGCATTGAGGTGCTGcgataataagaagaagaatcgGCCAGACCTTGTATCACAAGTTGGGAGTACGATTGAACTGCTGGACAAATCATGCACTTCATCAAACCATGACTCCAATGAGTCTCGCCGGGTACCCTCTCATTTCACCTGCCCCATCTTTCAG GAAGTCATGAAAGACCCGCACATAGCAGCAGACGGTTTCACGTACGAAGCAGACGCCATAAAAGGGTGGTTGAATAGCGGCGCCAAGACTTCGCCGATGACAAACCTTAACCTCGATCACTTGGATCTGCTCCCGAATCATGCCCTTTACTATGCAATTCAAGAGTGGCATACAAAATCCTGA